A genomic window from Populus alba chromosome 19, ASM523922v2, whole genome shotgun sequence includes:
- the LOC118027772 gene encoding 5-methyltetrahydropteroyltriglutamate--homocysteine methyltransferase 1, with protein MASHIVGYPRMGPKRELKFALESFWDGKSSAEDLQKVSADLRESIWKQMADTGIKYIPSNTFSYYDQMLDTTAMLGAVPPRYGWNGGEIGFDVYFSMARGNASVPAMEMTKWFDTNYHFIVPELGPDVKFSYASHKAVTEYKEAKALGVDTVPVLIGPVSYLLLSKPAKGVEKSFSLLSLLGKILPIYKEVISELKEAGASWIQFDEPTLVMDLESHKLQAFTEAYSALESTLSGLNVLIETYFADIPAEQYKTLTSLKGVNAFGFDLVRGTKTLDLIKGDFPKGKYLFAGVVDGRNIWANDLAASFSTLQTLEGIVGKDKLVVSTSCSLLHTAVDLVNETKLDKEIKSWLAFAAQKVVEVNALAKALAGQKDEEIFSANAAALASRKSSPRVTNEAVQKAAAALKGSDHRRATNVSARLDAQQKKLNLPILPTTTIGSFPQTMELRKVRREYKAKKVSEDDYVKAIKEEIRKVVKLQEEFDIDVLVHGEPERNDMVEYFGEQLSGFAFSANGWVQSYGSRCVKPPIIYGDVSRPKSMTVFWSTLAQSMTARPMKGMLTGPVTILNWSFVRNDQPRYETCYQIALAIKDEVEDLEKNGITVIQIDEAALREGLPLRKSEQAFYLDWAVHSFRITNCGVQDTTQIHTHMCYSNFNDIIQSIIDMDADVITIENSRSDEKLLSVFREGVKYGAGIGPGVYDIHSPRIPSTEEIADRINKMLAVLETNILWVNPDCGLKTRKYTEVKPALKNMVDAAKLLRTQLASAK; from the exons ATGGCATCACACATTGTTGGATATCCTCGTATGGGCCCCAAGAGAGAGCTCAAGTTTGCACTGGAATCTTTCTGGGATGGGAAGAGCAGTGCTGAGGATTTGCAAAAGGTTTCAGCTGATCTCAGGGAATCCATCTGGAAGCAGATGGCTGATACTGGGATCAAATACATCCCGAGCAACACCTTCTCTTACTATGACCAGATGCTCGACACCACCGCAATGCTCGGTGCAGTTCCACCAAGATATGGCTGGAATGGTGGTGAGATTGGATTCGATGTTTATTTCTCCATGGCTAGAGGAAATGCCTCTGTTCCCGCCATGGAAATGACCAAGTGGTTTGACACCAACTA CCATTTCATTGTCCCCGAATTGGGTCCTGATGTCAAGTTCTCGTATGCTTCTCACAAAGCAGTGACTGAATACAAGGAGGCTAAGGCA CTTGGAGTAGACACTGTACCAGTCCTTATTGGCCCAGTCTCCTACTTGTTGCTATCCAAACCTGCAAAGGGTGTGGAGAAAAGCTTTTCTCTCCTCTCCCTTCTCGGAAAAATCCTTCCAATCTACaa GGAGGTTATTTCAGAGCTTAAAGAAGCTGGTGCATCCTGGATTCAATTTGATGAGCCTACACTCGTGATGGATCTTGAATCTCACAAATTGCAAGCATTCACTGAGGCCTACTCTGCACTAGAGTCAACTCTATCTGGCTTGAATGTTCTTATCGAAACCTACTTTGCTGATATTCCTGCCGAGCAATACAAGACCCTCACCTCTTTGAAGGGTGTTAACGCATTTGGTTTTGATCTGGTTCGTGGAACCAAGACCCTTGACTTGATCAAGGGTGATTTCCCTAAGGGAAAATATCTCTTTGCTGGAGTGGTAGATGGAAGGAACATCTGGGCTAATGATCTTGCTGCTTCTTTCAGCACCCTCCAAACTCTTGAGGGAATTGTTGgaaaag ACAAGCTTGTAGTCTCCACTTCCTGCTCACTTCTCCACACTGCTGTTGATCTTGTCAATGAGACCAAGCTTGACAAGGAAATCAaatcatggcttgcatttgctGCTCAGAAAGTTGTTGAAGTAAATGCATTGGCCAAGGCTTTGGCCGGTCAAAAGGACGAG GAAATCTTCTCTGCTAATGCTGCTGCCCTGGCCTCAAGAAAGTCCTCCCCACGAGTCACCAATGAGGCTGTTCAAAAGGCT GCTGCTGCTTTGAAGGGTTCTGATCACCGCCGTGCTACAAATGTTAGTGCCAGACTTGATGCTCAGCAAAAGAAGCTTAACCTTCCCATCCTACCAACCACCACAATTGGGTCCTTCCCACAAACCATGGAACTAAGGAAAGTCCGCCGTGAATACAAAGCCAAAAA GGTATCTGAAGATGACTATGTCAAAGCCATCAAGGAGGAAATTAGAAAAGTTGTCAAACTTCAAGAGGAGTTTGATATTGATGTTTTGGTTCATGGAGAGCCTGAG AGAAACGATATGGTTGAATACTTCGGAGAGCAATTGTCAGGTTTTGCATTCTCTGCCAATGGTTGGGTGCAGTCTTATGGCTCTCGCTGCGTGAAGCCACCAATTATATATGGTGATGTGAGCCGCCCCAAGTCAATGACCGTCTTCTGGTCTACCTTGGCTCAGAGCATGACTGCCCGCCCAATGAAGGGAATGCTTACAGGCCCTGTCACCATTCTCAACTGGTCCTTTGTTCGAAATGATCAACCCAG ATATGAGACTTGCTACCAGATTGCTTTGGCCATTAAGGATGAAGTGGAGGATCTTGAGAAGAACGGCATCACTGTTATCCAAATTGACGAGGCTGCTTTGAGAGAGGGCTTGCCTCTTAGGAAGTCTGAGCAAGCTTTCTACTTGGACTGGGCAGTCCACTCCTTCAGGATCACCAACTGTGGCGTACAGGACACCACTCAG ATCCACACTCACATGTGCTACTCCAACTTCAATGACATTATCCAATCAATTATCGACATGGATGCTGATGTGATCACCATTGAGAACTCTCGCTCCGATGAAAAGCTTCTCTCAGTCTTCCGTGAGGGAGTGAAATATGGTGCTGGAATTGGCCCTGGTGTCTATGATATCCACTCTCCTAGAATACCATCAACCGAGGAGATTGCTGACAGAATTAACAAGATGCTTGCAGTGCTTGAGACAAACATCTTATGGGTTAACCCTGACTGTGGACTCAAGACTCGCAAGTACACCGAGGTGAAGCCAGCTCTCAAGAACATGGTTGATGCTGCCAAGCTCCTCCGCACCCAGCTTGCCAGTGCCAAGTGA